The Belonocnema kinseyi isolate 2016_QV_RU_SX_M_011 chromosome 10, B_treatae_v1, whole genome shotgun sequence genome has a window encoding:
- the LOC117181112 gene encoding hornerin-like translates to MKLSLYLVVLATIFIHAKAAPEVNFDAQESVQRSSGQHEWEHNGAGDGSETISESALSHESAKIGDGSSNGSGMAANSKKSGSCRGTGGMSVSVCKSRKESVEGQGERNGIRTVTIDISGSQVADRGSCSGNASLVLNCDARGSTGSSSIQHGSENNGQISQESLSSHSGSLLVDRSGSGRVNSADKEAYSPTDQTITNQYQSKSMRSDATANSTLRGSGDASGTRSGLVESGRGIGDMSVSLSGSRKGSVDGKGF, encoded by the exons atgaaGCTGTCTCTGTACCTCGTAGTATTAGCTACTATTTTCATTCATG CTAAGGCTGCTCCAGAAGTAAATTTCGATGCTCAGGAAAGCGTACAGAGATCTTCAG GACAACATGAATGGGAACATAATGGTGCAGGAGATGGATCAGAAACCATATCCGAAAGTGCATTATCCCATGAATCAGCTAAAATAGGAGATGGTTCCTCAAACGGATCTGGTATGGCAGCTAACTCAAAAAAAAGCGGATCCTGCAGAGGAACAGGTGGTATGTCAGTGTCAGTTTGCAAATCAAGAAAGGAATCAGTTGAAGGACAAGGCGAACGAAACGGAATTCGAACTGTGACAATTGATATCTCAGGTAGCCAAGTAGCAGATCGTGGATCATGTAGTGGAAAT gcCAGCCTAGTTCTAAATTGCGATGCTCGTGGAAGTACAGGAAGCTCTTCAA taCAACATGGATCGGAAAATAATGGCCAAATTAGCCAAGAGAGCTTAAGCAGTCATTCAGGAAGCTTATTAGTTGATAGGTCAGGTAGCGGAAGAGTGAACTCAGCAGATAAGGAGGCGTATTCGCCGACGGATCAG accaTCACAAATCAGTATCAATCAAAATCAATGAGATCTGATGCGACCGCTAACTCAACACTTAGAGGATCAGGTGATGCATCCGGAACCAGATCAGGTCTGGTAGAGTCTGGTAGAGGAATAGGTGATATGTCAGTGTCACTTAGCGGATCAAGAAAAGGATCAGTTGATGGAAAAGGTTTTTaa